The proteins below are encoded in one region of Avibacterium volantium:
- the coaA gene encoding type I pantothenate kinase: MAFSDSTLLNEQLTPFLSFDRQQWAELRKSVPLKLTEQDLKPLLGINEDLSLDEVSTIYLPLARLINYYIEENLRRQTVLTRFLGGDKQKTPYIISIAGSVAVGKSTSARILQSLLSNWPQVRKVDLITTDGFLYPLEKLKKDNLLQKKGFPVSYDTQRLIHFLADIKSGKRNVSAPIYSHLTYDIVPDQFDYVDQPDILILEGLNVLQRGNSNTNQVFVSDFVDFSIYVDAEESLLKEWYIRRFLKFRQSAFNNPDSYFKHYASLSEQEAVATASKIWEDINGKNLRENILPTRERANLILTKGANHAVEKVKLKR; the protein is encoded by the coding sequence GTGGCATTTTCTGATTCAACTTTATTAAATGAGCAATTAACGCCCTTTCTTTCTTTTGATCGCCAGCAATGGGCAGAATTACGCAAATCCGTTCCATTAAAACTCACCGAGCAAGATCTCAAGCCTTTGCTAGGAATTAACGAAGATCTGTCATTAGATGAAGTTAGCACCATTTATCTACCGTTGGCGCGTTTAATTAACTACTATATTGAAGAAAATCTGCGCCGTCAGACCGTTTTAACCCGTTTTCTTGGTGGGGATAAGCAGAAAACTCCTTATATTATCAGCATTGCAGGCAGTGTTGCGGTAGGGAAAAGCACTTCCGCGCGGATTTTACAATCACTCTTATCTAACTGGCCACAAGTGCGTAAAGTGGATCTCATCACCACCGATGGCTTTTTATATCCTTTAGAAAAACTCAAAAAAGACAATCTGTTACAAAAGAAAGGCTTTCCCGTTTCTTATGATACGCAACGCCTGATCCATTTCTTGGCTGATATAAAATCAGGCAAACGCAATGTGAGTGCGCCGATTTATTCTCATTTAACTTACGACATTGTGCCTGATCAGTTTGATTATGTTGATCAGCCCGATATTCTTATTTTAGAAGGATTGAATGTGCTACAACGTGGAAATAGCAATACAAATCAAGTTTTTGTTTCTGATTTTGTCGATTTTTCTATTTATGTTGATGCGGAAGAAAGTCTATTAAAAGAATGGTACATTCGCCGTTTCCTTAAGTTTCGCCAAAGTGCCTTTAATAATCCTGATTCTTACTTTAAGCACTATGCCAGCCTTTCTGAGCAAGAGGCCGTTGCCACAGCGAGCAAAATTTGGGAAGACATCAACGGCAAAAACCTACGAGAAAATATTCTACCGACCCGTGAGCGCGCCAATTTAATTTTAACCAAGGGCGCAAATCACGCAGTGGAAAAAGTTAAATTAAAAAGATAG
- the gltS gene encoding sodium/glutamate symporter: protein MVFDTYETLALACLVLLLGYFLVKRVRLLNHYNIPEPVVGGFVVAIILTVVHQFWGLSFSFDTDLQRTMMLTFFTSIGLSANFSRLIKGGMPLVIFLFVAAGLIALQNTVGIFSAMALGLDPAYGLLASSVTLTGGHGTGAAWADALAARFGIQSATELAMACATFGLIFGGVIGGPVASFLLKRLHRKEIPEDENLDDVEEAFEKPVYRRKVNTRSIIETITMLSICLFIGQQLDLLAKGTAFQLPTFVWCLFTGVIVRNSLSHIFKFKVAEEAIDILGSVGLSIFLAIALMSLKLWELVGLALPILVILLIQVAVMALYAIFVTFRVMGKDYDAVVLSAGHCGFGLGATPTAVANMQAVTSHYGPSHKAFLIVPMVGAFFIDILNASLLKLFVEVVAIFH, encoded by the coding sequence ATGGTTTTTGATACTTATGAAACATTGGCGTTAGCCTGTTTAGTTTTATTATTGGGGTATTTTTTAGTAAAGCGTGTTCGTTTATTAAATCACTATAATATTCCTGAGCCTGTGGTGGGCGGTTTTGTTGTCGCAATCATTTTGACGGTGGTTCATCAGTTTTGGGGATTAAGTTTCAGCTTTGATACGGATTTACAACGTACAATGATGCTGACATTCTTTACCTCTATCGGCTTGAGTGCAAATTTTTCTCGTTTAATTAAAGGCGGAATGCCATTGGTGATTTTCCTTTTTGTTGCAGCTGGATTGATTGCGTTACAAAACACCGTGGGCATTTTCAGTGCTATGGCATTAGGGTTAGATCCCGCTTATGGATTGTTAGCAAGCTCCGTTACTCTAACAGGAGGACACGGCACAGGCGCGGCTTGGGCTGATGCGTTGGCGGCACGTTTTGGTATTCAAAGTGCCACAGAATTAGCGATGGCTTGCGCCACCTTTGGCTTGATTTTTGGTGGTGTCATCGGTGGGCCTGTGGCGAGCTTTTTGCTTAAACGCTTACATCGTAAAGAAATTCCAGAAGATGAAAATTTAGATGATGTGGAAGAAGCTTTTGAAAAACCGGTGTATCGCCGTAAAGTAAATACTCGCTCAATTATTGAAACAATCACGATGTTGTCTATTTGTTTATTCATTGGGCAGCAGTTAGATTTATTGGCGAAAGGCACGGCATTCCAACTTCCGACCTTCGTGTGGTGCTTATTTACTGGGGTGATTGTGCGCAATTCTTTATCTCATATCTTTAAATTTAAAGTGGCGGAAGAAGCCATTGATATTTTGGGTAGTGTCGGGCTTTCCATTTTCTTGGCGATCGCGTTGATGTCGCTAAAATTGTGGGAATTAGTCGGCTTAGCCTTGCCAATTTTGGTGATTTTGCTCATTCAAGTGGCGGTAATGGCGTTATATGCGATTTTTGTTACTTTCCGTGTGATGGGGAAAGACTATGATGCCGTGGTGTTAAGTGCGGGTCATTGCGGCTTTGGTTTAGGGGCAACACCAACAGCGGTCGCGAATATGCAAGCCGTAACTTCCCACTATGGGCCTTCCCATAAAGCCTTCTTGATTGTGCCAATGGTTGGGGCATTCTTCATTGATATTCTTAATGCGAGTTTGTTGAAACTCTTCGTGGAAGTAGTGGCGATATTCCATTAA
- a CDS encoding glycoside hydrolase family 2 TIM barrel-domain containing protein gives MFLPNYFQDPKVLHLNTTPHHAYFIPHPNMQSAVQNSREFSPYFIDLNGNWDFHYFKSYWDLPENFLHFNFQQHIPVPSTWQTQGYDQHQYTNVNYPFPFDPPYVPQENPCGLYHRTFNFQPNANKRYLINFEGVDSCLFLYVNQQFIGYSQVSHCTAEFDLTDYLQQGENHLTALVLKWCDGSYLEDQDKFRMSGIFRDVYILEREQNYLQDFFIKTTLSEDLKSAVVNLNIFFRQPENAPTITYHLFDPQGKKLFHTEQNQFCVENIQLWNAETPQCYDLLICYGEEVICQKIGFRQIEVKNGVLLLNQQPIKFKGVNRHDSDPQSGYTISEKQAMADLRLMKQHNFNAIRTAHYPNAPWFAELCDRYGFYLIAEADIESHGTNAVYVPSPEKSILLGVETVSDQAAIRQQVIDNYCYMARSPDFTQAILDRVQANVQRDKNRPSVLIWSLGNESGYGENFELAARWVKAFDPARLVHYENAIFQHSDHQNDTTHLDLHSEMYRSTEDIEAYFATERNTKPYLLCEYLHAMGNSCGDAEDYFQAIEQHAGACGGFVWEWCDHSPYLPQSKKMGYGGDFGDFPNDSNFCADGLVRADRHIQSNLLELKNVQRPLRAKYHNGQIELTNYLDFTHAEDAVSIHYQLLENAVLVQQGQIATPKIPPKHTALLPFTLPPNNGSLWLLNLEYRTKHATPLVEKNHLLGADQLCLFGDKQLSSFYSPRLPEQAHIQHSSREIHITFGNTKYVFDKQKGILSQLLSAQHPIIHRPLDFNIWRAPLDNDSLIKAHWFAAGYHQAYSRAYTMQVEQRQDRVVVQAHCALLAVSQSKILDLNVEYHLFDHAYFEIKIHAKKAPHLPFLPRFGLRFYLAKQQWQARYFAYGNGESYIDKHHATQLGLYQTTPRQNHVDYLKPQENGSHYHCSFVKLTGAEGGLYITAQQPFSFNLSPYSQEELASKKHHYDLQESPYCVLCVDYKMSGIGSNSCGPVLKEAYRLNETQWDCTFKVSLL, from the coding sequence ATGTTTTTACCTAATTACTTTCAAGATCCAAAGGTGCTACACCTAAACACCACGCCCCATCACGCCTATTTTATTCCACACCCTAATATGCAAAGTGCGGTGCAAAATTCGCGAGAATTTTCTCCCTATTTCATTGATCTCAATGGAAATTGGGATTTTCATTATTTTAAGAGTTATTGGGATTTGCCGGAAAACTTCCTCCATTTCAACTTTCAACAGCACATTCCCGTGCCCTCCACTTGGCAAACTCAAGGCTACGATCAACATCAATACACCAATGTGAATTATCCTTTTCCTTTTGATCCGCCTTATGTTCCACAGGAAAATCCTTGCGGACTTTATCACCGCACTTTCAATTTTCAACCCAACGCCAACAAACGCTACTTGATTAACTTTGAAGGGGTGGACAGCTGCCTTTTCCTTTATGTGAATCAACAATTTATAGGCTATAGCCAAGTCAGCCACTGCACTGCAGAATTTGATCTCACCGATTATTTACAGCAAGGGGAAAATCACCTTACTGCCTTAGTATTAAAGTGGTGTGATGGCAGTTATTTAGAAGATCAAGATAAATTCCGAATGTCCGGCATTTTCCGAGATGTGTATATATTGGAACGCGAGCAAAATTATCTGCAAGATTTTTTCATCAAGACCACCCTTTCTGAGGATTTAAAAAGTGCGGTGGTAAATTTGAATATTTTTTTCCGCCAGCCTGAAAATGCCCCAACAATTACTTATCATCTTTTTGATCCACAAGGAAAAAAACTTTTCCATACCGAACAGAACCAATTCTGCGTAGAAAACATTCAATTATGGAATGCCGAAACGCCGCAGTGTTACGATTTATTGATTTGCTATGGCGAAGAAGTGATTTGCCAAAAAATTGGCTTTCGCCAGATTGAAGTAAAAAATGGCGTTTTATTACTCAACCAGCAGCCCATAAAATTTAAAGGGGTAAACCGCCACGACAGCGATCCACAAAGCGGCTACACGATCAGTGAAAAGCAGGCAATGGCAGATTTACGCCTAATGAAGCAACACAATTTCAACGCCATTCGTACCGCTCATTATCCTAACGCTCCGTGGTTTGCTGAATTGTGCGATCGCTACGGTTTTTATTTGATCGCCGAGGCAGATATTGAAAGCCACGGCACCAATGCCGTCTATGTGCCAAGCCCCGAAAAAAGCATTTTACTTGGCGTAGAAACGGTGTCTGATCAGGCTGCCATTCGCCAGCAAGTTATTGATAATTATTGTTATATGGCACGAAGCCCAGATTTCACACAAGCGATTTTAGATCGTGTACAAGCCAATGTGCAGCGAGATAAAAATCGCCCTAGTGTGCTGATTTGGTCGCTCGGCAATGAAAGTGGCTACGGTGAAAATTTCGAGCTTGCTGCTCGCTGGGTGAAGGCTTTTGATCCCGCTCGTTTAGTGCATTATGAAAATGCGATTTTCCAACATTCCGATCACCAAAATGATACCACGCACTTAGATTTACACAGCGAAATGTATCGCAGCACAGAAGATATAGAAGCCTATTTCGCCACTGAGCGTAACACGAAACCTTATTTACTCTGTGAGTACCTACACGCAATGGGTAACTCTTGCGGCGATGCGGAAGATTATTTCCAAGCGATAGAACAGCACGCAGGTGCTTGCGGTGGTTTTGTGTGGGAATGGTGCGATCACAGCCCTTATTTGCCACAATCTAAAAAAATGGGCTACGGTGGCGATTTTGGTGATTTCCCTAACGATAGCAATTTCTGTGCAGACGGTTTAGTGCGAGCAGATCGCCACATTCAAAGCAATTTGCTTGAACTCAAAAACGTGCAACGTCCTTTACGCGCCAAATACCACAATGGACAGATTGAACTGACCAATTATCTTGATTTTACCCACGCAGAAGATGCCGTGAGCATTCACTATCAACTATTAGAAAATGCGGTTCTCGTGCAGCAAGGACAAATTGCCACGCCAAAAATCCCACCAAAACACACCGCACTTTTACCTTTCACCTTGCCACCAAATAATGGCAGTTTATGGCTGTTAAATTTAGAATATCGCACCAAACACGCCACGCCTTTAGTGGAAAAAAATCATTTACTCGGCGCGGATCAGCTTTGTTTATTTGGCGACAAACAGCTGTCTAGTTTTTACTCCCCACGTCTGCCAGAGCAAGCCCATATCCAGCACAGCTCACGGGAAATCCACATTACCTTTGGCAACACGAAATATGTTTTTGATAAACAAAAAGGCATTCTCTCTCAACTGCTTTCTGCACAACATCCGATTATTCACCGTCCGCTGGATTTTAATATTTGGCGCGCGCCATTGGATAACGATAGCTTAATCAAAGCACATTGGTTTGCAGCAGGCTATCATCAGGCTTATAGCCGAGCCTACACAATGCAAGTGGAACAACGGCAAGATCGCGTAGTCGTACAAGCTCACTGCGCTTTGCTAGCGGTTTCGCAAAGCAAAATTCTAGATCTTAATGTGGAATATCATTTGTTTGATCACGCCTATTTTGAGATCAAAATTCACGCCAAAAAAGCACCGCACTTACCTTTTTTGCCACGCTTTGGACTACGTTTTTACTTAGCTAAACAACAATGGCAAGCCCGTTATTTTGCCTATGGCAACGGCGAAAGCTATATTGATAAACACCACGCCACTCAGCTTGGGCTTTATCAAACAACCCCACGGCAAAATCACGTTGATTATTTAAAACCGCAGGAAAATGGCAGCCACTACCATTGCTCTTTTGTTAAATTAACCGGTGCGGAAGGTGGTTTGTACATCACTGCCCAGCAACCCTTCAGCTTTAACCTTTCTCCTTATAGCCAAGAAGAATTGGCAAGCAAAAAGCATCATTATGATTTACAAGAAAGCCCTTACTGCGTGCTGTGTGTGGATTATAAAATGAGTGGCATTGGCTCAAACTCTTGTGGGCCAGTGCTCAAGGAGGCTTATCGTTTGAACGAAACCCAATGGGATTGCACCTTTAAAGTGAGTTTGCTGTAA
- the coaD gene encoding pantetheine-phosphate adenylyltransferase: MTTVIYPGTFDPITNGHLDIIERSAVLFSKVFVAIAASPSKKPLFDLDTRVKIAQQAVAHLPNVEVFGFADLLAKVVQEKHIHAIIRGVRTTTDFEYELQLASLNRLLTKNENGQGVESLFFPPSEKWAFVSSTIVREIHLHGGDVSELVPQAVLQAMKDPIEK; this comes from the coding sequence ATGACAACCGTAATTTACCCCGGCACCTTTGATCCCATCACCAACGGGCATTTAGATATTATTGAACGAAGTGCGGTGCTTTTTTCCAAAGTTTTTGTTGCCATTGCTGCCAGCCCAAGCAAAAAGCCCTTATTCGATTTAGATACCAGAGTGAAAATTGCACAGCAAGCGGTCGCTCACTTACCCAATGTGGAAGTGTTTGGCTTTGCTGATTTGCTGGCTAAGGTGGTGCAAGAAAAACATATTCACGCTATTATCCGCGGCGTGCGAACCACCACCGATTTTGAATACGAACTACAGCTCGCCAGCCTAAATCGCTTATTAACCAAAAATGAAAATGGGCAAGGCGTGGAAAGTTTATTTTTCCCACCTAGCGAAAAATGGGCCTTTGTTTCTTCCACCATCGTGCGAGAAATTCATCTACACGGCGGAGATGTCAGTGAACTTGTGCCGCAAGCCGTGTTGCAAGCAATGAAAGATCCTATTGAAAAATAA
- the waaA gene encoding lipid IV(A) 3-deoxy-D-manno-octulosonic acid transferase, with product MWHRIYTCIMYLVQPLIWLFILLRSLKAPAYRQRILERYGIYRATQTPPKPNGVLIHAASVGEVIAATPLVKAIQRHYPELSITLTTVTPTGSERVKAAFGDQVSHFYLPYDLPGAIKRFVRFIQPKVCIVIETEIWPNLIYQLHKQHIPFIIANARLSARSAKRYGWLESYIQAILSKISLIAPQDNISGQRYLKLGYDPEKLKLTGNIKYDLVLSESLLTEAEKLKAQWKQQRPVWVAASTHEGEESLILESHRLLLQTFPDLLLILVPRHPERFNEVAEQIEKQHFTFVRRSENRAPQANTQVVLGDTMGELMLMYALADVAFVGGSLVKRGGHNPLEPLAFQIPVVSGKYTFNFPEVYRNLMEVQGFVEVNNNAAAIARAVEILLNSSALRERTGKAGYGVLLENRGALQRLLDLLQPYLEAP from the coding sequence ATGTGGCACAGAATTTACACTTGCATAATGTATCTTGTTCAACCGCTGATTTGGCTCTTTATTTTGTTGCGTAGCCTAAAAGCGCCAGCTTATCGTCAGCGGATTTTGGAGCGTTATGGCATTTATCGCGCCACACAAACTCCGCCAAAGCCGAATGGTGTGCTAATCCACGCGGCGTCCGTTGGGGAAGTGATTGCAGCCACCCCGTTGGTCAAAGCGATTCAACGCCATTACCCTGAATTATCCATTACCTTGACCACTGTTACGCCAACAGGCTCTGAGCGTGTTAAAGCTGCTTTTGGTGATCAAGTCAGCCATTTTTATTTGCCTTACGACTTACCAGGGGCGATTAAACGTTTTGTTCGTTTCATTCAACCGAAAGTCTGTATTGTGATCGAAACTGAGATTTGGCCAAATTTAATTTATCAGCTACACAAACAGCACATTCCGTTTATTATCGCCAACGCCCGTTTATCTGCCCGATCAGCAAAACGTTATGGCTGGCTGGAAAGCTATATCCAAGCCATTTTAAGCAAAATCAGCCTGATTGCGCCGCAGGATAACATCAGCGGACAGCGTTATCTCAAACTGGGCTACGATCCAGAAAAGCTCAAGCTCACAGGAAATATTAAATATGATTTAGTGCTAAGTGAGAGCTTACTCACTGAAGCCGAAAAGCTAAAAGCCCAATGGAAACAACAACGCCCAGTGTGGGTTGCCGCCAGCACCCACGAAGGCGAAGAAAGCCTGATTTTAGAAAGCCACCGTTTATTATTGCAAACCTTTCCCGATTTATTGCTGATTCTCGTGCCACGCCACCCAGAACGTTTTAACGAAGTGGCGGAGCAAATTGAAAAACAGCATTTCACCTTTGTGCGCCGCAGTGAAAATCGTGCGCCACAAGCCAATACCCAAGTGGTGCTAGGTGATACAATGGGCGAGTTAATGTTGATGTACGCCTTGGCTGATGTCGCCTTTGTAGGGGGCAGTTTAGTGAAACGAGGCGGACATAATCCCCTTGAACCGCTCGCTTTCCAAATTCCTGTGGTGAGTGGTAAATATACCTTCAATTTCCCCGAAGTTTACCGCAATTTAATGGAAGTTCAGGGCTTTGTTGAAGTGAATAATAATGCTGCAGCCATCGCAAGAGCGGTGGAAATTTTGCTAAATTCATCAGCCTTGCGTGAGCGCACAGGGAAAGCGGGCTATGGCGTATTATTAGAAAATCGCGGTGCTTTACAACGCTTGCTTGATTTACTTCAACCTTATTTAGAAGCCCCATAA
- the mnmA gene encoding tRNA 2-thiouridine(34) synthase MnmA: MKSKTYEQYFPALSESQRAENSKIKVICGMSGGVDSSVSAFILQQQGYQVEGLFMKNWEEDDDTDYCTAAADLADAQAVCDKLGIKLHKINFAAEYWDNVFEHFLAEYKAGRTPNPDILCNKEIKFKAFLEYAAEDLGADYIATGHYVRRRDHNGKAQLLRGLDPNKDQSYFLYTLSESQVAQSLFPVGDIEKPVVRAIAEDLGLVTAKKKDSTGICFIGERKFKDFLARYLPAQPGDIKTTEGEVIGRHQGLMYHTLGQRKGLGIGGVKGKAENAWYVVEKDLTNNVLVVAQGLDNSALLSSGLIAQQLHWVDRQPIREPLRCTVKTRYRQTDIPCQIIPLNDDSIEVRFDEPQIAVTPGQSAVFYQGEICLGGGIIEQSIK; the protein is encoded by the coding sequence ATGAAATCAAAAACTTATGAACAATATTTCCCTGCATTAAGCGAAAGCCAACGTGCAGAAAACAGCAAAATTAAAGTGATTTGTGGAATGTCTGGCGGCGTGGATTCTTCCGTTTCCGCCTTTATTCTTCAGCAACAAGGCTACCAAGTGGAAGGCTTGTTTATGAAAAACTGGGAAGAAGACGATGACACCGATTACTGCACCGCAGCCGCAGATTTAGCGGACGCACAAGCGGTATGCGATAAGCTCGGCATCAAATTACACAAAATTAATTTTGCTGCTGAATATTGGGACAATGTTTTTGAACATTTTTTAGCGGAATACAAAGCTGGCCGCACGCCAAACCCTGATATTCTGTGCAACAAAGAAATCAAGTTTAAAGCCTTTTTGGAATATGCCGCGGAAGATCTGGGGGCGGATTATATCGCTACAGGGCATTATGTGCGCCGCCGAGATCACAATGGCAAAGCGCAATTATTGCGTGGTTTAGATCCTAACAAAGACCAAAGCTATTTCCTTTACACCTTAAGCGAAAGCCAAGTGGCGCAAAGTCTGTTTCCTGTGGGCGATATTGAAAAGCCCGTGGTGCGTGCCATCGCAGAAGATTTAGGCTTGGTTACCGCGAAGAAAAAAGATTCCACCGGCATTTGTTTTATCGGCGAACGTAAATTCAAAGATTTCTTGGCGCGTTATTTGCCAGCTCAACCAGGGGACATCAAAACCACTGAGGGCGAAGTCATCGGTCGCCACCAAGGTTTGATGTATCACACCTTAGGGCAACGCAAAGGCTTAGGCATTGGTGGCGTGAAAGGTAAAGCGGAAAATGCGTGGTATGTAGTGGAAAAAGATCTCACTAACAATGTGTTAGTGGTCGCTCAGGGCTTGGATAATTCTGCCTTGCTTTCCAGTGGATTAATCGCGCAACAGCTGCACTGGGTGGATCGCCAACCGATTCGCGAACCCCTGCGTTGCACGGTGAAAACTCGTTACCGTCAAACAGATATTCCTTGCCAAATCATTCCCCTTAATGATGACAGCATTGAAGTGCGTTTTGATGAACCGCAAATTGCAGTAACCCCAGGGCAATCTGCCGTGTTCTACCAAGGGGAAATTTGCCTTGGCGGCGGCATTATTGAACAATCAATCAAATAA
- the nqrM gene encoding (Na+)-NQR maturation NqrM encodes MELFFITFGFFLAVILAMSIGYIIKRKSIAGSCGGISSLGLKKVCDCDEPCDNLKAKVEKGEVDASELDRFNKSETNFYEVK; translated from the coding sequence ATGGAACTGTTTTTTATTACTTTCGGCTTTTTCCTTGCGGTGATTTTAGCGATGTCCATCGGCTATATCATCAAACGCAAATCCATTGCAGGCAGCTGCGGGGGGATTTCTTCCCTTGGCTTAAAGAAAGTATGCGATTGCGATGAGCCTTGCGATAACTTAAAAGCCAAAGTGGAAAAAGGCGAAGTGGACGCATCAGAATTAGATCGCTTCAACAAAAGCGAAACGAATTTCTACGAAGTAAAATAA
- a CDS encoding FAD:protein FMN transferase — MLRKVKTVYGWGIALLLVSSLTACQKDPEIVTLSGKTMGTTYHIKYITAEASQSAADTHEGVEKILKDVNDKMSTYIPTSELSRFNQNRAVNTPIEISADLAKVIGEAIRLNKVTQGALDVTVGPLVNLWGFGPEKRVEKAPTQQQLDERRAWVGIEKLKLSESAGKFYLEKAVPELYVDLSSIAKGFGVDQVADYLESLHVGNYMVEIGGEIRAKGNNSENKPWQIAIEKPTTDGSRSVEQVVGLHNLAMATSGDYRIYFEENGVRYSHEINPQTGRPIQHHLASITVLDPSSMTADGLSTGLFVLGEDEALKVAEQQQLAVYLIIKTESGFEVKMSSAFKQLINP; from the coding sequence ATGTTAAGAAAAGTCAAAACGGTTTACGGCTGGGGCATCGCCTTACTCTTGGTGAGTAGCCTAACTGCCTGCCAAAAAGATCCCGAAATTGTTACCTTAAGCGGTAAAACAATGGGGACTACTTACCACATTAAATACATCACCGCAGAAGCAAGCCAATCGGCAGCGGATACCCACGAAGGGGTGGAAAAAATCTTAAAAGACGTGAATGACAAAATGTCCACCTATATTCCTACCTCTGAATTAAGCCGTTTTAACCAAAACCGCGCGGTGAATACTCCGATTGAAATTTCAGCGGATCTAGCCAAAGTGATAGGTGAAGCCATTCGCTTAAATAAGGTTACACAAGGCGCATTAGATGTTACCGTAGGCCCATTGGTGAACCTATGGGGATTCGGCCCAGAAAAACGCGTAGAAAAAGCCCCAACTCAACAACAGCTTGATGAACGCCGTGCGTGGGTAGGCATTGAAAAATTAAAACTGAGCGAAAGTGCGGGTAAATTTTACTTAGAAAAAGCCGTACCAGAACTTTATGTAGATTTATCGTCCATCGCCAAAGGCTTTGGTGTTGATCAAGTAGCGGACTATCTTGAAAGTTTGCACGTTGGCAACTATATGGTGGAAATTGGCGGCGAAATCCGAGCCAAGGGCAACAACAGCGAAAACAAGCCTTGGCAAATTGCTATTGAAAAACCTACTACGGACGGTTCTAGAAGCGTGGAACAAGTGGTCGGCTTACATAATTTGGCGATGGCCACTTCTGGCGATTATCGCATTTATTTTGAAGAAAACGGCGTGCGTTATTCCCACGAAATTAATCCGCAAACAGGGCGTCCAATTCAGCATCATTTGGCGTCAATCACCGTGCTTGATCCCTCATCAATGACGGCAGATGGCTTATCCACAGGCTTGTTTGTGCTTGGTGAAGATGAAGCCCTCAAAGTAGCGGAGCAGCAACAATTAGCGGTATATTTAATCATCAAAACAGAAAGTGGTTTTGAGGTAAAAATGTCTTCCGCATTTAAACAATTAATCAATCCATAA
- the nqrF gene encoding NADH:ubiquinone reductase (Na(+)-transporting) subunit F translates to MEIILGIAMFTVVVLALAAIILFAKSKLVNSGDITIEINHDPSKAIHLPAGGKLLGALASKGIFVSSACGGGGSCGQCVVKVTEGGGDILPTELSHISKREAKEGYRLACQVNVKTNMQIELPEEVFGVKKWECTVISNDNKATFIKELKLQIPEGEEVPFRAGGYIQIEADPHTVYYKDFDIPKEYHEDWDKFDLWRYVSKVDEPIVRAYSMASYPEEKGIIMLNVRIATPPPRMPDAPPGQMSSYIWSLKPGDKVTISGPFGEFFAKDTDAEMVFIGGGAGMAPMRSHIFDQLKRLKSKRKMSFWYGARSKREMFYVEDFDTLQAENDNFQWHVALSDPLPEDNWDGYTGFIHNVLYENYLKNHEAPEDCEYYMCGPPVMNAAVIKMLKDLGVEDENILLDDFGG, encoded by the coding sequence ATGGAAATTATTTTAGGTATTGCAATGTTCACTGTGGTGGTTTTAGCGTTAGCAGCAATTATCTTGTTTGCTAAATCTAAACTCGTAAACTCAGGGGACATTACTATTGAAATCAATCACGATCCAAGCAAAGCCATTCACTTGCCAGCAGGTGGAAAATTATTAGGCGCATTAGCAAGCAAAGGGATTTTCGTTTCTTCAGCTTGTGGGGGCGGTGGCTCTTGTGGTCAATGTGTGGTGAAAGTAACTGAGGGCGGTGGTGATATTCTACCAACAGAACTTTCTCACATTTCAAAACGTGAAGCGAAAGAAGGTTATCGTCTAGCTTGTCAGGTAAATGTTAAAACCAATATGCAAATTGAATTACCTGAAGAAGTATTCGGTGTGAAAAAATGGGAATGTACCGTTATTTCTAACGATAACAAAGCAACCTTCATCAAAGAGCTTAAATTACAAATTCCTGAAGGGGAAGAAGTACCATTCCGTGCGGGTGGTTATATCCAAATTGAAGCAGATCCACATACGGTTTATTACAAAGACTTCGATATTCCAAAAGAATATCACGAAGATTGGGATAAATTTGATTTATGGCGTTATGTGTCAAAAGTGGACGAGCCAATTGTGCGTGCTTACTCAATGGCTTCATACCCAGAAGAGAAAGGCATCATTATGCTAAACGTGCGTATTGCTACACCACCACCACGTATGCCTGATGCTCCACCAGGACAAATGTCTTCTTATATTTGGTCATTAAAACCGGGTGATAAAGTGACAATTTCTGGTCCATTCGGTGAATTCTTCGCGAAAGATACTGATGCAGAAATGGTATTTATCGGTGGGGGTGCAGGTATGGCACCAATGCGTTCACATATCTTTGACCAACTAAAACGTTTGAAATCAAAACGTAAAATGTCATTCTGGTACGGGGCGCGTTCAAAACGTGAAATGTTCTATGTAGAAGATTTCGATACCCTACAAGCAGAAAACGACAACTTCCAATGGCACGTGGCACTTTCTGATCCATTGCCAGAAGATAATTGGGACGGCTACACAGGCTTTATCCACAATGTGCTTTATGAAAACTATCTGAAAAATCACGAAGCACCAGAAGACTGTGAATACTATATGTGTGGGCCTCCAGTGATGAACGCAGCAGTAATCAAAATGCTCAAAGACTTAGGTGTTGAAGACGAAAACATCTTATTAGATGACTTTGGCGGTTGA